A region from the Citrobacter telavivensis genome encodes:
- a CDS encoding cobyric acid synthase, protein MTQAIMLQGTASDVGKSVLVAGLCRIFYQDGRRTAPFKSQNMALNSGITPEGKEMGRAQIFQAEAAGIVPDVRMNPVLLKPTSDRKAQVVLMGQVATDMDAVSYHEYKPRLREQILSVYTSLAQEFDVLVLEGAGSPAEINLRDRDIVNMGMAEMAQCPVILVADIDRGGVFASIYGTLALLHEHERARVKGVIINKFRGDVALLNPGIEQIESLTGVPVLGVMPWLDVDLEDEDGVALQKGKYLRTEKRDINIAVVQIPHISNFTDFNALAAQPDVRVRYVRHPQELADVDLVLLPGSKNTLGDLVWLRESGMAHAVLQAHQQNIPIVGICGGYQMLGETIIDEVESGLGTLPGLGLLDTVTHFAQRKTTTQVTATMSSALPDWLSAASGLPVRGYEIHMGETTLNGGCRSVMQLQKHGENVADGAVTADGRVFGTYLHGLFDSDGFTRALINGLRERKGLAPLDPAFQYAQYKSQQFDLLADAMRQHIDIEKIYTIMQQHRESV, encoded by the coding sequence ATGACGCAGGCCATTATGTTGCAGGGAACGGCGTCTGACGTCGGCAAGAGCGTTCTGGTGGCGGGTTTGTGCCGCATATTTTATCAGGATGGTCGGCGGACCGCACCGTTCAAGTCGCAGAATATGGCGCTTAACTCCGGCATTACGCCGGAGGGGAAAGAGATGGGCCGCGCGCAGATATTCCAGGCCGAAGCGGCGGGTATTGTGCCGGATGTCCGTATGAATCCAGTGCTGTTGAAACCGACCAGCGATCGCAAGGCGCAGGTGGTACTAATGGGGCAGGTGGCGACCGATATGGACGCGGTCAGCTATCACGAATACAAACCGCGTCTGCGCGAGCAAATCCTCTCCGTTTATACCAGTCTGGCGCAGGAGTTTGATGTACTGGTGCTGGAAGGCGCGGGCAGTCCGGCGGAGATCAACCTGCGCGACCGCGACATCGTTAACATGGGGATGGCCGAGATGGCGCAGTGCCCGGTGATTCTGGTCGCCGATATCGATCGCGGCGGGGTGTTCGCCTCTATTTACGGTACGCTGGCGCTGCTGCATGAACACGAGCGTGCGCGGGTGAAAGGGGTGATCATCAATAAATTTCGCGGTGATGTGGCGCTGCTTAATCCCGGCATCGAACAGATTGAAAGCCTGACCGGCGTTCCCGTGCTGGGGGTGATGCCGTGGCTGGATGTCGATCTCGAGGATGAAGACGGCGTGGCGCTGCAAAAAGGGAAATACCTGCGTACGGAAAAACGCGATATCAACATTGCGGTGGTGCAAATCCCGCATATCTCCAATTTCACCGATTTTAACGCGCTGGCAGCGCAACCTGATGTGCGCGTGCGCTATGTACGCCATCCGCAAGAGTTGGCGGATGTTGATCTGGTTCTCCTGCCGGGCAGCAAAAATACGCTCGGCGATCTGGTATGGCTACGTGAAAGCGGTATGGCTCACGCGGTGTTGCAGGCGCACCAGCAAAACATCCCCATCGTTGGGATCTGCGGTGGCTATCAGATGCTCGGTGAGACCATCATTGATGAGGTTGAATCGGGACTGGGAACGCTGCCGGGACTGGGGTTGCTTGATACTGTCACCCACTTTGCCCAGCGGAAAACTACCACTCAGGTAACGGCGACGATGTCGTCGGCTCTGCCTGACTGGCTGTCTGCGGCGTCCGGGTTGCCGGTACGCGGCTATGAAATTCATATGGGTGAAACGACGCTGAACGGTGGCTGTCGGTCGGTGATGCAACTCCAGAAGCACGGCGAAAACGTCGCGGATGGTGCCGTCACGGCAGATGGACGGGTGTTTGGCACCTATCTGCACGGTCTGTTCGACAGTGATGGCTTTACGCGGGCGCTGATTAACGGCCTGCGCGAGCGTAAAGGCCTGGCTCCCCTGGATCCCGCCTTCCAATACGCGCAATATAAATCGCAGCAGTTCGATCTGCTGGCGGATGCGATGCGGCAACACATCGATATTGAGAAAATTTATACCATCATGCAGCAACACCGGGAGTCCGTATGA